Below is a window of Humulus lupulus chromosome 2, drHumLupu1.1, whole genome shotgun sequence DNA.
aactatggaaagaaaaaaaaaccaataaaatataaAAGCAGATAAAATAGATATatgtttttgttaaaaaaaataacaaaataagccaattaaattatatattcatttaaaaattaaataataaaactatgcGCTAGTATACATGAATAATAGGAGGTATGTTTTAAACTAGGAAAAATAGGAAGAAATTTCCATAATATAGTATTTAAATCAAAATGATTTTGAAAAGAGAGAAATAAAATGTTAAACCATCTTTTTCTATCACTTCCTACCGACTAAAAACTAATAAATGTTATTAAAAAGATATTGtatcaaacaaaaaaatatatattataataaattaaaaaaaacaaaaatgtttaaaaagtaAAGAGAACATAAGAAACCCTATGGCAATTACACTAAAAGCTATCATTTATGTTTTATTCATGTACAgttactaaattaattaatttctatTTAATAAAATATGCATGGTTAAactatttgttatttttttttatcatagtaaTTGTTGTTCCTGCAGGTGTTTTTTTAATTTAGAAAATGTTTtacctatatatttttttttgttattccttTATGGTACTTGTGTTTtacaattattttatattattcttactatttattattttatttttttaaaaagttatatatagtgtactcatttcttttttatttatttacattaaactttgattcttttttttttttttgagtaagatattcaatttatttaattgttcACTCTGATGTTAAGAAAGAACTCTGAataagaatttttttatttttttttcatttctcctTCATATATCATTATGAACTTCTTCAATAAATTTTTTATTGCcccattaaaataaataaaaaaatcagtaAGTAGGTGTTACTccaatcccaaaatcacaacTATATATAAATGTCAACAAAATTCAGATGTAATGTGAAATACTCAACTTAAACTCCATATAGCATCTTTTACGGCCTACAAGTACAAGAAGGAACCCCGGAAATACGGTGGTGGTCTTGGAATTACCAAAAAATCAACCCAAATCCACCCAACCCAACCTTGCTAGACTTAGACTAAGACTAGGAACCATGTCCAAACGACCCATACACAAACACAACTGTATACTTACTACCTTAactgttaaaaaaataaaattccaAGACCCAACATTTACAGAAAAACCTCCAAattcacacatatatatttaaaaaaagaaaaagtggGGGGACTAGGTCGAGGGTCCACGTCTATCTAGAAAATAACCAAACGTAGTCCCATGAAAGTTCCACCTTTACCCCCAAAGCTTTGCAGAAAATAAGCAAAGCTAAGTGTATAAAAGAATGGATGTGATATATAGACACAACAATGAAAAAGAAAATAGTACCCCATTCCTATGCATCAAACAAGTCTGCTGTACTCATACTGCTGATTCTTTCACTAATTCCCTGATTCCAATTTTGAACTCAAAACCTCAGGGGGCTTTCCAGCAAGTGAATTCTGAATCTAATCCCACTAGAGAAGAACCATCATTGTTACCAGGCACTGTTTTGTCGTTGGCTGTGGAAATAACTGAAGATTTGTTTGAATCGGAATTGAGGAAGAGGCAAACCACAGCACAATCATCTACCTTTGAGTACGGAAATTTAAGCCTCCAGGTTCGCACTGCAGTTTCCACGACAACTTTAGCTGCAGTAGATTGAGGGGATGATGCAACTATGCTCACAACTTCTTCATTTGAGAAAACGTCCCAGATCTGTATGAAGAAAAATTGACACGTACTTATGTGCAAGTTGAATGCAGAATTCTCAATCTTAGAACCGCAATAATATTGGTAGGAACAAAAAATATATCTAACATATCTTATCATGGTTAGAAGGGTGAAATGTTTAAAAACAAGCACACACACATATACATGAActtcataataaatatataccAGCTCAAGAACAAAGGCTATGGCTGCTTTGTTCAACTCTATATGCATAATGCAAAATGCATAAATcaaaaaaaggaaaaatggcaGATATATCATGCAATTCTGCATGCATGGAGACTTAAAGCCTTTGAGTGAGAAATGACACCAGTACCAAACACATTGAAACAGTCCTCTAAACTTCAAATCATCCATCCCCAAAATTGATAATATCTTCTCCTATAGCAATATGTCACAACTTATTCAAAAGATCTCTATAGAACTCGTTTTGAAACTTGCACTCTCTCTACATATGCATGATAGTCTTCAATTCAATGTAGCAGAGAATTCTGAAAAAGCATAAATCACTGGTGAAAAGCTAAAGTCCTAGAAAATAATTTAACTTCAATATGCTCCTAGAGAATAATTTAACTGAGATATACATAGATCAACATCCACTACAATAAATCATACCAAAACTTAGTGTCTTACCCCATCTGTTGCCAAAATTACAAATTCATCCTTCTCACTGAGACGATGGTAAGAAATATCAGGGACTGATATCAAGCCAAAGTCTTTTAAACAAAAATCTCCAAAAGCCCGGGCCATAGCAAGACCGGGAGAATTACTGTTAGGTAGCCAAACTCGATCAACATCAGGCTCATTTTTCAGTGCAAATACCCGCCCTTTGAAACGTTTAATCCTCTCTGCCTCCCCTGATGAAAACAAACTTACAAGAATTAACAATGTTCTGAAGATTCACAAAATTATACGAACTGCATGACATGCTAGAATATCTAGAGATAAGCAATAAGGCTACGTAGGAACAGATGTTCCTGAATCAAATTTTTTTCTCTAGGCAGCTATCATGTAAGGAAGGAGAGAGAAGGGAAGTAAGATACTTGGAAGACTTGGTTTAAGGTCAACAGTCAACTGCACTGCCACCAAAGAGTTATCTTCATCTCTAGTACCCAAAACAGCTCTCGAGTCCCCGATATTCCCAATAAAAAGATCCTGACCCTGTAAACAAAGTCTAAAAGTTAGAGGGCATCCTTCACTGCTAAGACAGGTGAATATTAATTAGGGAAACTTATCTACCTGCTTAACCAGGGTTACAGCTGTTGTCCCACTGCAATAGCAATCAATATGAGGATGCAGTTTGAGTTCCTTATCCATAAACTTAAAAGCTTTCAGAAATGAATCTTTCAGTGTTGAAATGAGCTCAGTCTGTTCATTACCGTGCACATGTTCAAGTGCATATGCACATTCTCCAGTCTCTGGAGTACCACCCAAAGCACCATTACAACCtcccaaaatcccattttttgaGTCAGCAGTAATCAAATCCCAATGGGAACTCAGCTTTAAGGGAAGAGAATCCCTCACCTTTTTGGCAACCAAATGGCCATAAGGACCATGGCCGTCAAAAACACCACAAAAAATGGTATCTGCCCTTGAACCAAAATTCTGGAGAACAGAAAGAACGTCATTTTAGTAACCAGCGAAGAAATCACTTTCAATCTTTCAATAAGTCCCAATCCAAAGAAGATAAAACAAATGATCAAGAAGTCACAAGTCATATAATTTTCCTAATCATTGCTACAGTTAACAAAACAAATCATTCGTTTATTGataaccaataaaaaaaatacaagatatcagGGCGTTTTTTGATGTCATAAATTATGCAAACAGAGCAGTAGAGAACCAACAAATTTGAAAGCATAAAAGTCAGAAGGTCTTGATTCAAAAGCCCAGAAGGCAAAACTTTAATCACTATATTTACAAAGTGTAATGATTAAGTCATTTACTGTTTCATTATCTTTTTAAACAGCAACCCTTGATTCAAACGGCAATGTCAAAAAAAGTACTTCAAGATAAAGACCATCTTTACTATTATGTAATCATGAAAGACCAatggtttttttttaagtaaatCAATAAACCTCTTCTCATTCCTttcaaaacccttaaaaataatatttttagatAGAGAGGAGAAGAAAGAAACAGCGGAAAATACCTCCCAGACGATCATAGCATCCTGGTTGATCCCTTTTTTTCCTTGCTTGGTGAAAAGAGAGGTCATATCAGAGCAGCCATTCAAGCAAATCCGGCCAGAAACACGGTGAAGCCGTTTCTCTATATGTGAATCCATTGTAAAAGACGGAGAAGAAGGGGAGGAGGAAGAAGACGAATTAGTTCTTCGAATCTTTCTCCTATCCTTCCTCCTTCCTGGTGGTGATGATGAGGCCGAACCATATGGAAGAAGACCCCCGGCCCCGGCGGAAGCTCCTTCCACGGAAAGACACGAACCCATTCCCAGGGCTCTGACGATGTCTAGTAAGCACTCCAGGCCTACCAAACAGTCAGAGCCACTCCGCCTCTCCACCAACAGATCCGTCGTCGTCGCCGTCGTTTTTACTGAATCCCGCTTCACCTGTTTTCCCGGTTGCCAAACACAACCCCGATTCAATCAccaaaatccaaaggaaaaataTTTTCTTGTCCGCCAATCAAATCAACTAAATAGAATATTtctttttcataaaaaataataatcaataaaTGCGTGTCTCTATGTCAATCAGATATATACATACACTCACGAAAAGAAGATATACCAAATGAGGCAATCGATACTCCACCACCAACTTATCAATCGGAAATGATAATGATTATCATCTGAtaatactcatatatatatatagatataatacATACAGGCAATTATAAATATTcaccataaataaaataaaacaaaaaaaataatggaaGATCTATGAATTGCCGGAGGCTTTCTCGTTTGGGTTTTTACCTTTTTGATCTGTCGTAGGTTCCTccccattttttctttctttctttccttctttctttcttttctcgggttaaatatattttgtttttgctttgttaaattatatttatttactcatttatCTTAATTTATTTTCCTTTTATCTCTCCACTTAAATCCAAAAGCCATGACCCTTTTTTTACTCttcgttttttatttttttaaatggactTTTTTTATTCTTCAATATTTACTAAATtagataagaaagaaaaaaaaaaaagagtgacgTAGCAAcataacattattattattattattattttgtagtaATCTAGTTTTAGCGAAGTGGATGAGAGAAATATAATAGGACTATACTAACATGCTTATCTCAGACTGTTTTCAACCAATCATATTCTGCCACGTCAGTGGAAGAAATAATATACTGACTACTTATATGGATGGAGATTGAGTTGTCTTATGTCTACACATATGTAGCCCAAATATTAGGACACGTGCCAAACAGATGATGGACTTGTGCTGATTACTATCTTAATTATTTAAGCACTGCTTTTTAGCTGAGAACCAAATATTATCGTCACACGAACTTAGGTGGCGAAGAAACGAATATATACAtgtaatatattatatatgtaagTAGAAAGATTTAGGCATCTTGATCTAGAtgtatttaaagtttatgtttagcTAGAATGGGGTGACTGATTAAATAAAAGTTATTGCCTAGATCATTCTTTATCTTTAACTTTAACGTCATATAACATATTAGAAAAATCGTCCTTTATCTTTATGGTAATTTGTCACATTCAAAATTATTTACATATGGttataccatattttataatttatataataCCGAACTCGAAATTAAATATGAGCAAGAAAAACAGTCAATTTTTTTTCGAGATGTACCACTATAAATTTTGcctagttatttttttttaattaatttactttaattgctattactttttatttttctttctaaattcGGACGTGAATATATGTGTCGTATTTGTATATTACTAaacacaaaaattataaaaaacacaaaaataaatatacatcATTCAACAATttagaaaggaaaaagaaaacttAAGTAAGTAAAAAGAATTAAACAGTATTTAAATTGTATTCATAGACATAATTTGGGATAATGTTATGTAAGTACAATTTTAATTCTTAATTGTTGTTGattttcatatataattttaAGAGTCGGCTATAAAGCTCGAGCTAATATAATATTTAGTCCATCGTTTTCAAATGCAATTCACTCTACAAAATGATAAAGGTCCGGAACCAATCTCAAATTCCA
It encodes the following:
- the LOC133818942 gene encoding probable protein phosphatase 2C 74 isoform X1 — its product is MGRNLRQIKKVKRDSVKTTATTTDLLVERRSGSDCLVGLECLLDIVRALGMGSCLSVEGASAGAGGLLPYGSASSSPPGRRKDRRKIRRTNSSSSSSPSSPSFTMDSHIEKRLHRVSGRICLNGCSDMTSLFTKQGKKGINQDAMIVWENFGSRADTIFCGVFDGHGPYGHLVAKKVRDSLPLKLSSHWDLITADSKNGILGGCNGALGGTPETGECAYALEHVHGNEQTELISTLKDSFLKAFKFMDKELKLHPHIDCYCSGTTAVTLVKQGQDLFIGNIGDSRAVLGTRDEDNSLVAVQLTVDLKPSLPREAERIKRFKGRVFALKNEPDVDRVWLPNSNSPGLAMARAFGDFCLKDFGLISVPDISYHRLSEKDEFVILATDGIWDVFSNEEVVSIVASSPQSTAAKVVVETAVRTWRLKFPYSKVDDCAVVCLFLNSDSNKSSVISTANDKTVPGNNDGSSLVGLDSEFTCWKAP
- the LOC133818942 gene encoding probable protein phosphatase 2C 33 isoform X2, with amino-acid sequence MGSCLSVEGASAGAGGLLPYGSASSSPPGRRKDRRKIRRTNSSSSSSPSSPSFTMDSHIEKRLHRVSGRICLNGCSDMTSLFTKQGKKGINQDAMIVWENFGSRADTIFCGVFDGHGPYGHLVAKKVRDSLPLKLSSHWDLITADSKNGILGGCNGALGGTPETGECAYALEHVHGNEQTELISTLKDSFLKAFKFMDKELKLHPHIDCYCSGTTAVTLVKQGQDLFIGNIGDSRAVLGTRDEDNSLVAVQLTVDLKPSLPREAERIKRFKGRVFALKNEPDVDRVWLPNSNSPGLAMARAFGDFCLKDFGLISVPDISYHRLSEKDEFVILATDGIWDVFSNEEVVSIVASSPQSTAAKVVVETAVRTWRLKFPYSKVDDCAVVCLFLNSDSNKSSVISTANDKTVPGNNDGSSLVGLDSEFTCWKAP